In Candidatus Binataceae bacterium, one genomic interval encodes:
- a CDS encoding DUF1329 domain-containing protein, whose protein sequence is MPKVGSRLAAVMTFSLLALGLSTRPALCVSPGDTITQANAASIQSLVSPGTYYAVTRGMEMHIVAPGRIEWPPPYRDATEKYSGQVRLSADHRTIEGYVAGQPFPLLDPNDADVATKIMWNSAFRPIATDDYDLRFFECQVVNFNPGHPQVQLLNSLIGHVAGYSEIGRTEVEPLPTDPDFKVSGIWLRSAAYPIIQPANERGAGGLRFRYWDPMRADDAWAYLPEVRRVRRVNEVIMSSSPGLNTWDADHAGGFGAKLQEYNFKFVGERDMLGCVNAAKSPAQPCPSDGGATACPDNWEMRHEYIVEVTPRPERITGVLQSKTVVYIDGEGWFNPYVDSYDRKGELWKTQIYLLTYRDRPVPDAKVAVYPFKRQFVVAASSIDVQSGLVTTCYLPSPNSPERECWYINMGAVDREFFTTEAMARAGH, encoded by the coding sequence ATGCCTAAGGTAGGGAGCCGCCTTGCGGCCGTGATGACGTTCTCGTTGCTTGCGCTCGGGCTATCCACGCGTCCCGCCCTCTGCGTAAGTCCGGGTGACACTATCACGCAGGCCAATGCCGCCAGTATCCAATCGCTGGTGAGTCCGGGCACCTACTATGCAGTAACGCGCGGCATGGAGATGCATATCGTGGCACCGGGGCGAATCGAATGGCCACCACCCTACAGAGACGCCACGGAGAAATATTCCGGTCAGGTTCGCCTTTCCGCCGACCATCGAACCATCGAGGGTTACGTCGCCGGGCAGCCGTTCCCGCTCCTCGACCCCAACGATGCGGACGTTGCCACCAAAATCATGTGGAACTCTGCGTTTCGTCCTATCGCGACGGACGATTACGACCTGCGCTTCTTCGAATGCCAGGTCGTGAACTTCAATCCCGGACACCCCCAGGTTCAGCTTCTCAATTCCTTGATCGGCCACGTCGCGGGTTACTCGGAAATTGGGCGCACCGAGGTCGAGCCGCTCCCCACCGATCCCGATTTCAAGGTCTCGGGCATATGGCTGCGCTCGGCCGCTTATCCGATTATCCAGCCGGCGAACGAACGCGGGGCCGGTGGTCTGCGCTTCCGTTACTGGGATCCAATGCGGGCCGATGACGCGTGGGCATACCTTCCGGAGGTTCGCCGCGTGCGGCGCGTCAACGAGGTCATCATGTCGTCGTCGCCCGGGCTCAACACCTGGGATGCGGACCATGCCGGCGGCTTCGGGGCGAAGCTCCAAGAGTACAATTTCAAGTTCGTCGGCGAGCGCGACATGCTCGGATGCGTGAACGCCGCCAAATCCCCGGCTCAGCCTTGCCCCAGCGACGGGGGCGCGACTGCGTGTCCCGACAATTGGGAAATGCGGCACGAATATATCGTGGAAGTAACCCCGCGTCCCGAGCGCATCACCGGTGTGCTGCAATCCAAAACCGTCGTCTACATTGACGGGGAGGGCTGGTTCAATCCGTACGTCGACAGCTACGACCGCAAGGGCGAGCTCTGGAAGACGCAGATTTACCTGCTGACCTACCGCGACCGGCCGGTTCCCGACGCCAAGGTCGCAGTCTATCCATTTAAACGTCAGTTCGTAGTGGCGGCATCGAGCATCGATGTGCAGTCGGGTCTGGTGACTACCTGTTATCTTCCGAGTCCGAACTCGCCGGAGCGCGAATGCTGGTATATCAACATGGGCGCGGTTGACCGGGAATTCTTTACCACCGAGGCCATGGCCCGTGCGGGGCACTGA